In a single window of the Danio rerio strain Tuebingen ecotype United States chromosome 20, GRCz12tu, whole genome shotgun sequence genome:
- the ctsbb gene encoding cathepsin Bb precursor codes for MWRVCVFALLSVTCARPQLHTHDEMISFINAARSTWTAGVNFDNVPKKYLKSLCGTVLKGPRLPHTVKHSTNVKLPDSFDLRDQWPNCKTLNQIRDQGSCGSCWAFGAVESISDRICIHSKGKQSPEISAEDLLSCCDQCGFGCSGGFPAEAWDYWRRSGLVTGGLYNSDVGCRPYSIAPCEHHVNGTRPPCSGEQDTPKCTGVCIPKYSVPYKQDKHFGSKVYNVPSDQQQIMTELYTNGPVEAAFTVYEDFPLYKSGVYQHLTGSALGGHAVKILGWGEENGTPFWLVANSWNSDWGDNGYFKILRGHDECGIESEMVAGLPKL; via the exons atgtggcgtgtgtgtgtgttcgctctTCTGTCCGTTACGTGTGCTCGTCCACAGCTTCACACACATGATGAGATGATCAGCTTCATCAATGCAGCCAGAAGCACATGGACG GCAGGTGTCAATTTCGACaatgtgccaaaaaaatatcTGAAATCTCTGTGTGGGACGGTTCTGAAGGGCCCAAGATTGCCACATAC TGTGAAACACTCCACAAACGTGAAGCTTCCAGACAGTTTTGACCTGCGGGACCAGTGGCCGAACTGTAAGACCCTCAACCAGATCCGAGACCAAGGGTCCTGCGGCTCCTGCTGG gcgTTCGGTGCAGTGGAGTCCATCTCTGATCGTATCTGCATCCACAGTAAAGGGAAGCAGTCTCCGGAGATCTCAGCTGAAGATCTGCTGTCCTGCTGTGATCAGTGTGGATTCGG ctGTTCTGGAGGTTTTCCGGCTGAAGCCTGGGATTACTGGAGAAGATCCGGCCTAGTGACTGGAGGACTGTACAACTCTGATGTGG gctgcAGACCGTACTCCATCGCTCCCTGTGAGCATCATGTGAACGGCACTCGACCGCCGTGTTCAGGTGAACAGGACACACCCAAATGCACAGGGGTTTGTATCCCAAAATACAGCGTCCCCTACAAACAGGACAAACACTTTG GCTCTAAAGTGTACAACGTCCCATCGGACCAGCAGCAGATCATGACTGAACTTTACACCAACGGCCCTGTAGAGGCGGCGTTTACTGTTTATGAGGACTTTCCACTGTATAAGAGCg GTGTTTATCAGCATCTCACTGGTTCTGCTCTCGGTGGACACGCAGTGAAGATCCTCGGCTGGGGAGAAGAAAACGGGACACCCTTCTGGCTGGTGGCAAATTCCTGGaactcagactggggcgacaacg